The Litoribrevibacter albus genome segment GGCCTGGTTCTCAATAGTGCCTATTCAAGTGATAGGGAATAGATTCCTTCCTGGCTCTTTGGATGTGGTGTTTAGTACGGGTGAATTCTGGCGCTTATTTACCCCCGCTTTGATTCATTTTGGTGGGCTTCATCTTGTATTTAATATGTTATGGGTGTGGGAGTTTGGTCGAAGGATCGAGCAAGTTGAAGGTAAGATGCGACTGTTTATTGTGCTTTTGGCTTCAGCCGTGATTTCAAATCTAGGACAATACTTCGCCGGCTCAGTCTATTTTGGCGGGATGTCAGGTGTGATTTATGCCTTCCTGGGGTATATGGTGGTGACGGATAAGCTTAGTACTCATCCTAAGTACGAGATTCCTACGTTCCTTGTTGGATTTATGCTGGTTTGGTTGGCTCTTGGTTTTACCCAATTTACCAAGTTCATTGGGCTGGGTGGTATTGCAAATGCTGCTCATACGGTAGGTTTGATTTCAGGTGTTGGCATTTCTGTTCTGGCTCGTTTGATTTTTCATCGTAAAGATCAGACGGAAGTGTCTTAACATGGCTTAGGAATGGCAAATTTTAGCCAGTGCTAATACAATAACGCATCTTATTCATTGCTGGAGTTTGGCTAATGACCTTAGACGATCTTATTCGCTCAATTAATCCTGAAATTTATAGCAACTTAAAAACCGCTGTGGAATTGGGGCGCTGGCCAAACGGAGTGAAGCTGACCAAAGAGCAGGTGAATCTCTGTCTAGAAGCGATTTTTCATTACGAAGAGACTAATGATTTGCCAGATTCAGAGCGTGTTGGCTATATCAGTCGTGAGTCGATGCCTGAGCACAAACGTAAGAAGGCGGAACAAGAAGAGCAATTGAAGCGTCAGATTGCCGTTCAAAATCTCCACTAATTTCAGTGTCCGGGGTTCTCCCCTCTAGAGTCTATATATGCAAAGTGATTTGTTTGATAGCCCAAGTGAGCCATCATCTGGGCTTTCTACCGAGTCGGCTTCTTCGACTCAGAAAATGTCACCGGGTGTCGTTTTTTCTGGTCATCTTAATAAAATGCGAGTGCGTCTTGAAGAGCCTGCAGAGTACCGTCTGGGTGATCTTAGAGTGAATGATTTGATTGGTCATTCACTGAAGCTAACTTATAAGCACCACATCAAATGCATTGGCTGTGGTGCGGATACCAATAAGAGCTTCAGCCAAGGCTATTGTTACAAGTGCTTCACAACTAAGGCCGCGTGCGATTCATGCATTATGTCGCCGGAAAAGTGTCACTTCGATAATAATACCTGTCGTGAACCAGGATGGGGTGAGCAGTACTGCAATCAGTCGCATTATGTCTATTTGGCGAACTCATCCGGTATTAAGGTGGGGATTACGCGTGGGACTCAAGTGCCTACGCGCTGGATTGACCAGGGCGCATCTCAGGCGATTCCTATCATTCGTACGATGAATCGTCACCTGTCCGGTTTGGTTGAAGTGGTTATCAAGCAGCATGTTACAGATAAAACCAATTGGCGCACGATGCTGAAAGGGGCTCCTGAACGGTTAAATCTGGCAGCAGAGCGTGATCGCTTGTTGGCAGAGTGTCAGTCCGAATTAGAAGAAATTACCAATCGTTATGGGCTAAATGCGATTCAACCTCTTTTGCACTCTGAATCTATTGATATTGCTTACCCTGTCTCTGAATACCCTGATAAAGTCAGTTCCTTTAATTTTGATAAGGAGGCTGAAGTCAGTGGTGTTCTTAAAGGAATTAAAGGGCAATACTTAATCTTTGATACTGGCGTGATTAATCTACGCCGTTTTACAGGTTATGAAATTGATATTGAGGTTGTGGCTTAAGTTTACGGCAGTCATGCGATTTGATCTTGCCGAGACCACGATCTGGATCTTTACCACGATAAATAATAAAAAGGATGTGACTTTATGCCGGCTGCTCGTAACCGGATAAGTCACCCGGAGACACTTCATGTCACAAGCACCAGCCAAAGCTATATTTCTCAAAGACTATTTACCCCCTGCGTTTACGACCAAAGAAACCTTTTTGGACTTCGAACTTCTTCCAGAGCATACGATTGTACGTTCCCGGTTATTGGTTGAGAGGAACCCTAAATGTGGTGTGCCTTCGAACCTGTTTTTGCTGGATGGAAATGAGCTTGAGTTATTGGAAGTTAGAGTTGATGGCCAACCGTTGGGTGAGAGCGAGTATCAACAAACAGCGACCTCTTTGAGCTTAGAGATTGATAAAGATCAGTTTGTCTTTGAATGTACGACTCGGATCTACCCTGATCGTAATACTGCCTTGGAAGGTCTCTATATCTCTGGCGGAATGTACTGTACTCAGTGTGAAGCAGAAGGCTTTAGAAGAATAACGTTCTTCCAGGATCGCCCTGATGTCTTGTCTGTATTTACAACCAAAATAACGGCGGATCTGGATAAATACCCAACCGCGTTATCCAATGGCAATCTCGTTACCCGGACAGAGGAAAACGGGAAGGTCATTGCTGAATGGCATGATCCGTTCCCTAAACCTTCGTACTTATTTGCTCTGGTTGCCGGGGATTTAATCTGTCAGGAAGATCGGTTTACCACCCAATCTGGTCGTAATGTCACTCTCCAGATCTTTGTAGAGCAGGGGAATGAGCATAAATGTGATCATGCTTTGGCTTCATTGAAGCGTTCTATGACATGGGATGAAGAGGTTTATGGTCGGGAATACGATCTGGATTTGTTCATGATCGTTGCCGTTGATCACTTCAATATGGGCGCTATGGAGAATAAAGGTCTAAATATCTTTAACTCTTCGTGTGTCTTGGCGACGCCAGAAACGGCTACGGATGACGCCTTTGCTCGCATTGAAGGTATTGTTGGTCATGAGTACTTCCATAACTGGTCGGGCAACCGAGTTACCTGTCGTGATTGGTTCCAGTTGAGCCTGAAAGAAGGTTTTACCGTTTTCCGTGATGCGGAGTTCTCCTCTGATATGGGCAGTCGTGCTGTTAAGCGACTTGAAGATGTGAGCTTTTTGAGACAGCACCAATTCCCTGAAGATGCCGGACCTATGGCTCATGCTGTGAGACCTGCTTCCTATATGGAAATCTCTAATTTCTATACCGTGACCATTTATGAGAAAGGCTCTGAGGTGGTTGGTATGTTAAGAACCATCCTGGGCGCAGATCTTTTCAGAAAAGGTTCCGATCTCTACTTCGATACGTTTGATGGCCAGGCAGCTACCACGGATGACTTCGTTTGGGCTATGGAACAAGTCAGTGGTAAAGACTTAACTCAATTCAAACGTTGGTATAGCCAGGCTGGAACGCCGCGTTTATCCGTACGACGAGCGTTTGATGCGGCTTCTCAAACGCTTACGTTAACGGCTGCCCAGCATACTCCTGAAACCGCCGATGGTTCGAAAAAAGAGCCGTTTGTGATTCCTGTGGCTTTAGGTCTGGTTGCTCAAAATGGTAATGCCTTGGCGATAGAGTCTGAGGATAAGCGATTTAATGCGGCGCAAGCTGTGTGGTTGGTTGAAGAGGCTGAGCAAACGCTGGTTATCAATGGTATAGCTGAGTTACCCGCAGTGTCGCTATTGCGAGATTTTTCTGCACCTGTTCTTCTGGAAGATGATTTAACAGATCAAGAGCGTATTTTGCTTATAGGGAATGATCCTAACGGATACAACCGTTGGGAGCAGTGCCAGATTATTTATAAAAAGCTCATTCTTCAAAAAGTGGATGCTGAGTTTGATGAGGCATTATTGAAGGCGCTGAAACAGTCTCTTCGTCAGTTACTGCAAGATGATGCGGTTGAAAATGCTGTTAAGGCAGAGCTTTTGAGTTTGCCGGCAGAATCCGAGTTTCTCCAGTTAGTTCCAAATATTGATATTTTATCAGTAGAAGCGGCTCGTGAAGCACTAAGGCTCTGGATTGCTACAGAATTGTTTGCTGACTTTGAGCAAATGTTTGGTTCTTTAGAGTCGTATTCGGATTATGCGTTTGAGCCAGAGCAGGTAGGTGTAAGAAAACTAAAAAATACCCTGTTGGAATACCTCTTATTGGCAAATTTAGAACAATATCAAGGCATTGCATTAGCCCAATTTGAGCAGGCTTCTAACATGACGGATCAACTGTCCGCCTTTAAGTATATTGTTCAGTACGGTGATGAAGCTGCAGCTAATAAGGTCATTTCTGTTTTCTTATCACAGTGGGCTGACGATGTTCAGGTTCTTGAACAATGGTTCCGTGTACAGGTGAGTCGTTCCGATGAAAATACACTTTCACGAGTGAAGACATTGCTTGATCACGAACTTTTTGAATATCAGAATCCAAATAAGATCAGAGCGGTGATCGGAGCTTTTGCTATGACGAACGTGAAGAGTTTTCACGCAGCAGATGGCAAAGGATATGAGTTCTTAGCAGAGCAGGTGGCTAAGATTGATCAGATGAATCCGCAAATCGCTGCGCGTCTTGTGGGGCCTCTGACAAAGTGGAAGAGCTATGACCTTTCACGAGGACAAAAGATGAAGGCTCAGCTTGATTTGTTAGCGACAAAAGTGCTTTCAAAAGACTTATATGAAGTCGTAAGTAAAAGCCTTGGATAGTCTAGCGAATGGTTCTCAGAAGCGAGTTTACATAAGTACTGATTTTAAAAGGGTCGGGTGATTTTTGTTGCCCTTTGTAACAAAGGGTTAACTTGCTTTGTTCAATCCTTTATTTTCGTGCAGGTGAGCTCGATATTGTTGAGAGTTTTTTGTATTGTTGATTCTCTAAGCCAGGAGGGCTCTGAGATCGGTAAGTTTCTGCCAAAAGAAATCTAATAAAATGGTCAGGTAAAGATTGTATGTCGACGCTACGTAAAACATTAATTGCCCTTACGGGTATAGCTTTGATTGCACCTATGGCTAACGCTAAGGTGTCATCTTCAGACGCTGAAAGATTAAAAACAGATTTGACGCCCTTTGGGGCTGTTAGAGCCGGGAATGCTGATGGCAGTATTCCTGAGTGGGCAGGTGGCTTAACAACGCCTCCGCCAGAATATAAAGGGCCTGGAGATCATCACGCTAATCCATTCCCGGAAGATGAAGTTCTATTTACGGTAACCTCGCAGAATATGAATAAATATTCTGACCTGCTTACTGATGGCCAAAAAGCCATGTTTGCAGCGTACCCTGAAACATTCAGAGTACCTGTCTATAAGACGCGAAGAACTCATGCAGCGCCTGAGTGGGTTTATGAAAACAACATCAGCAATGCCACGACGGCTGTGCTGGCGAACAAAGGTAATGGGGTTAAAAAAGCCTATGGTGGTATCCCGTTTCCTTTAGCAGCTCAAACCACGAAAGATGGTTTGGAAATGTATTGGAACCACGTAATGAGATGGCGTGGTGTCTACATCGTTCGTCGTGCTTCTGAGACAGCGGTACAGCGTAATGGTGAATATAATATGGTGACCTCTCAGCAAGAGGCATATTTTAACTATTACAACCCAGAAGGTTCTGTAAAAGATCTGGATAACATCTTGTTCTACTACTTGTCTTTCGTGAAAGCGCCTCCTCGCCTAGCTGGTGGTGCGGTATTGGTTCATGAAACAGTAGATCAGGTGAAGAAACCTCGTAAAGCATGGGGCTATAACGCAGGGCAACGCCGTGTACGTCGTGCACCGACTTTGGCTTACGATACTCCAATTGCAGCGATGGATGGTCTAAGAACGGCTGATGATACTGACATGATCAACGGTTCGCCGGATCGTTTTGACTGGAAATATATCGGAACGGAAGAAAAACTGATTCCTTACAACAATTACATGATTGGTAATCCTGATACTAAATACTCAGATTTGTTGTGGGCAGGTCATATCAATCCAAAATACACGCGTTATGAAAAACATCGTGTTCATGTGATTGAAGGGACTTTGAAGAAAGGCCAACGTCATATCTATACTAAACGTAGATTGTACATCGATGAAGATAGCTGGAGTGTAGCTTCTGCTGATCAATACGATGGTCGTGGCGAGCTTTGGCGCGTATCGATGGCGTATTTGAAGAACTACTACGAAATGCCTGTAACCTGGACCACTTTGGATGTGTTCCATGATTTGCAAGCTCGTCGATATGCAGTGCAGAATTTGGATTCGGAAGAATCCTCAACCATTGACTTCAGTCAGCCGATACCTAATTCACGTTACTTCAAGCCTTCTTCTTTAAGGAGACGAGGTACACGTTAGGATTTTGGTCTAATGTAAGTCATTTAGATGCAAGAGTAGCGAGTTAAGCTACTCTTGTTGTAATTGTATTAGTGAAAACTGTCGTATGAGTCCATATATGGTCAAAACTGTAAAAACCCGGGCTTTGAAATCCTTGCTCCTACCTCTGGTGGCAGCGTCGGGTTTCAGCCTTAGTCAGCAAGCCTTATCCTTTTCCGACGTACTGGATACACCCGCAGTCAAATCACCCAAAGCAGCAGAGTCTTTGCTCTTGGATGTCGATAAACTGTCAGGAGGTCGTTTGGTCGCCGCAGGGGAAAGAGGGCACATCCTTTATTCTGACGATAATGGAAAAAGCTGGGTTCAAGCAGACGTTCCTGTCATTGTGAATATCATTTCTGCGCATTTTGTAAATGATTCTATTGGCTGGGCGGTAGGCCATGACGGTGTTGTTCTAAAAACCACCAATGGTGGGCAGTCATGGATACGTCAGTTTGATGGCTTTAAAGCAAATGAACAAACACTGGTTCAGCGACAGAAGTTTGTTGAAGAGCTGGAAGCACAAATTGAAGAAGCATCAGACAGTAAACTTGAAGAACTTGAGTTGGCTTTAGAAGAAGCTCAATTCGCGCTTGAAGATGCTCAATTCGATGTCGAAGGTGGTTCAACCAAACCTTTCCTTGATGTTTGGTTTAAGGATGAGAACTACGGCCTTGTAGTAGGTGCTTATGGCCAGATGTTCCAAACCACAGACGGTGGTACTACTTGGCATAACGTAGCCGACAAATTAGATAACCCGGATCGTTTTCACTTGAACTCAATTGAACAGACCCAGCCAGGCGCTCTTGTTGTCGTCGGTGAAGCAGGGCTAATCATGCGTTCTACTGATAATGGTGATAGCTGGGAAACTTTGGACTCTCCATACGATGGTTCTTTCTTTGGAGCAGTATCAACCCGACAACTTAATGGCCTTTTGGTTTATGGTTTGAGAGGCCATGTGTTCCGATCTTCAGACCTGGGTGACACCTGGGAGCAAATTGAAGTAAATACGGAGCAAACGTTGAATTCAGGCAGTGCCTTCAAGGATGGAACCATCATGTTGGTGGGCAATAATGGTGTTGTTTTGAAAAGTTATGATTCTGGTCGTAATTTCACCGCAACGGTTCGAGAGGATCGAAGTTCATTGGTTGGAATTACAGAATCGAATGATGGCGGCATTGTGCTAGTTGGCCAAGACGGCCTGTATCTTGCGTTGCCAAACGCTGAATAATAACTAAGAAATAGGGTTGAAATTAGATGTCGACAAAGCATCGTAACGATACAGATAACTATATTCTGTCACCTGAAACAGAACCGTTTTTAGAAAAGTTATTCTTTAATAACCGTTTACTTTTCTTGTTGATCTTTTTGGGATTAACGATCTTTCTTACCTACAGTGCGGTAAATATTAAGCCTGACGCGCGATTGGAAAAACTGATTCCTTTGAAGCATCCATACATCATGAACATGATGGAGAATCGGGATAGCTTGGAGAATCTGGGGAACAGCATCCGTATTTCGGTTGAAAATCCGAACGGTAATATTTTTACCGCAGAGTATATGGAAACGTTACGTCAAATCACTGACGAACTGTTCTATATCCCTGGTGTTGATCGTTCTGGCATGAAATCGATCTGGACGCCTAATGTTCGTTGGGTTGAAGTAACTGAAGAAGGCTTCCAGGGTGGACCTGTTATCCCACCAACCTACGACGGCTCTCAAGAAAGCCTAGAGCAGCTTCGTCAAAACATTTTGCGTTCTGGTACTGTTGGTAGCTTGGTTGCTAACAATTTTGAATCAGCAATCATTCAGGCGCCATTGTTCGAAAAGAACCCGGAAACCGGTGAGCAGTTAAACTATCAAGAGTTCTCTCATCAGTTAGAAGAGCGTATTCGCGCTAAGTTTGAAGGACAAAACGTAAAAGTCCATATCGTTGGGTTTGCTAAGAAAATTGGCGACTTGATGGATGGTATTAAAGACATTGGTGTTTTTGCTCTTATTGCAATTGCTATTACCTTTGTTCTCTTGGTTTTGTACGCACGTTGTTTCAAAGGTGCGATCATCCCGGTTATCTGTTCTGTTATCGCAGTGTTCTGGCAGTTGGGCATTCTTAATCTGCTGGGCTTCGGATTAGATCCATATTCGGTGTTGGTTCCTTTCCTTGTGTTTGCCATTGGTATTTCTCATGGTGTGCAGATCATTAATGCGATTGCTATTGAATCAGCAGAAGGTAAAGACAAGTTAAGCGCAGCTCGTCTTGCGTTCCGTGATTTGTATGTGCCTGGTATGTTGGCTCTAATGAGTGACGGTATTGGCTTCCTGACCTTGTTGTTGATTCAGATTGATGTAATTCAAGAACTGGCTATTACCGCAAGTATTGGTGTGGCAGTAATTATCTTCACTAACTTGGTGTTGTTGCCAATCTTGATGTCATACGTTGGTATTTCAAAATCAGGCGTTAGCTATCTGCAACGCAGTGCGAACTCTGAGCCTAAAGTTGCGAAAGCGCTTTCGTATTTTGCTCATCCAACGGTTGCTCCGATTTCAATTCTGATTGGTATCGCACTCGCTGGTTTTGGTTTCTTCTATGGACAAGATCTGAAAATCGGGGACTTGGATAAGGGGGCTCCTGAGCTTCACCCTGATTCTCGTTATAACCTTGATAATGCCTTTATTACCGATAATTACTCTACCAGTGCAGATGTAATGGTAATCATGGTTAAGACTCCGACAGAGAAATGTTCTGCGTATCAAACCATGGATGCTATTGATCGCTTCCAGTGGAAAATGGAAAACGTAAATGGGGTTCAAGGTACGGCTTCGTTAGTAACTGTTTCGAAGATTGTTAGCACGGGTATGAACGAAGGTAACTTGAAATGGCGTTCACTGTCTCGTAACCAACAAATTCTTAACTCTTCAATTCAACGTGCACCTGCGGGTCTGTTGAATGCGGACTGTAGTTTGGCACCTGTGATCCTGTTCTTGTCTGATCACAAAGCTGAAACATTAGAGCATGTGACTGCTGCGGCAGAGGACTTTGCAGAAAATTATAACATCGATGGTGAGTTGGAATTCCTGCTTGCTGCCGGTTCTGCGGGTATTGATGCAGCAACTAACCAGGTGATTGAAGCCGCTCAGGATCGCATGTTGGTATTCGTATATGCGGTAGTATCCATCTTGTGTTTCATTACTTTCCGTTCTGTGCGTGCTGTTCTGTGTATTATCACGCCGCTGGGCATTACGTCTGTATTGTGTGAAGC includes the following:
- a CDS encoding rhomboid family intramembrane serine protease; translation: MHKLGETESAELVAKISERLWKAKIPHQVVSTGTEQAPLSEIWLVREEDLPLAVEILNSPETNKVSESNGRSPLVASLSYAKVTWFFIITCVLVALLTRAGANVEMVAWFSIVPIQVIGNRFLPGSLDVVFSTGEFWRLFTPALIHFGGLHLVFNMLWVWEFGRRIEQVEGKMRLFIVLLASAVISNLGQYFAGSVYFGGMSGVIYAFLGYMVVTDKLSTHPKYEIPTFLVGFMLVWLALGFTQFTKFIGLGGIANAAHTVGLISGVGISVLARLIFHRKDQTEVS
- a CDS encoding YeaC family protein; translated protein: MTLDDLIRSINPEIYSNLKTAVELGRWPNGVKLTKEQVNLCLEAIFHYEETNDLPDSERVGYISRESMPEHKRKKAEQEEQLKRQIAVQNLH
- a CDS encoding WD40/YVTN/BNR-like repeat-containing protein, with protein sequence MVKTVKTRALKSLLLPLVAASGFSLSQQALSFSDVLDTPAVKSPKAAESLLLDVDKLSGGRLVAAGERGHILYSDDNGKSWVQADVPVIVNIISAHFVNDSIGWAVGHDGVVLKTTNGGQSWIRQFDGFKANEQTLVQRQKFVEELEAQIEEASDSKLEELELALEEAQFALEDAQFDVEGGSTKPFLDVWFKDENYGLVVGAYGQMFQTTDGGTTWHNVADKLDNPDRFHLNSIEQTQPGALVVVGEAGLIMRSTDNGDSWETLDSPYDGSFFGAVSTRQLNGLLVYGLRGHVFRSSDLGDTWEQIEVNTEQTLNSGSAFKDGTIMLVGNNGVVLKSYDSGRNFTATVREDRSSLVGITESNDGGIVLVGQDGLYLALPNAE
- a CDS encoding efflux RND transporter permease subunit, coding for MSTKHRNDTDNYILSPETEPFLEKLFFNNRLLFLLIFLGLTIFLTYSAVNIKPDARLEKLIPLKHPYIMNMMENRDSLENLGNSIRISVENPNGNIFTAEYMETLRQITDELFYIPGVDRSGMKSIWTPNVRWVEVTEEGFQGGPVIPPTYDGSQESLEQLRQNILRSGTVGSLVANNFESAIIQAPLFEKNPETGEQLNYQEFSHQLEERIRAKFEGQNVKVHIVGFAKKIGDLMDGIKDIGVFALIAIAITFVLLVLYARCFKGAIIPVICSVIAVFWQLGILNLLGFGLDPYSVLVPFLVFAIGISHGVQIINAIAIESAEGKDKLSAARLAFRDLYVPGMLALMSDGIGFLTLLLIQIDVIQELAITASIGVAVIIFTNLVLLPILMSYVGISKSGVSYLQRSANSEPKVAKALSYFAHPTVAPISILIGIALAGFGFFYGQDLKIGDLDKGAPELHPDSRYNLDNAFITDNYSTSADVMVIMVKTPTEKCSAYQTMDAIDRFQWKMENVNGVQGTASLVTVSKIVSTGMNEGNLKWRSLSRNQQILNSSIQRAPAGLLNADCSLAPVILFLSDHKAETLEHVTAAAEDFAENYNIDGELEFLLAAGSAGIDAATNQVIEAAQDRMLVFVYAVVSILCFITFRSVRAVLCIITPLGITSVLCEALMVYKGIGVKVETLPVIALGVGIGVDYGIYIYTRLETYIRDGLGLQAAYLETLKTTGKAVAFTGVTLAIGVVTWVWSSIKFQSNMGFLLTFMFLWNMVGALWLLPALARFLIRPDQIIAKERLRQQRQIADD
- a CDS encoding DUF2797 domain-containing protein, producing the protein MQSDLFDSPSEPSSGLSTESASSTQKMSPGVVFSGHLNKMRVRLEEPAEYRLGDLRVNDLIGHSLKLTYKHHIKCIGCGADTNKSFSQGYCYKCFTTKAACDSCIMSPEKCHFDNNTCREPGWGEQYCNQSHYVYLANSSGIKVGITRGTQVPTRWIDQGASQAIPIIRTMNRHLSGLVEVVIKQHVTDKTNWRTMLKGAPERLNLAAERDRLLAECQSELEEITNRYGLNAIQPLLHSESIDIAYPVSEYPDKVSSFNFDKEAEVSGVLKGIKGQYLIFDTGVINLRRFTGYEIDIEVVA
- the pepN gene encoding aminopeptidase N encodes the protein MSQAPAKAIFLKDYLPPAFTTKETFLDFELLPEHTIVRSRLLVERNPKCGVPSNLFLLDGNELELLEVRVDGQPLGESEYQQTATSLSLEIDKDQFVFECTTRIYPDRNTALEGLYISGGMYCTQCEAEGFRRITFFQDRPDVLSVFTTKITADLDKYPTALSNGNLVTRTEENGKVIAEWHDPFPKPSYLFALVAGDLICQEDRFTTQSGRNVTLQIFVEQGNEHKCDHALASLKRSMTWDEEVYGREYDLDLFMIVAVDHFNMGAMENKGLNIFNSSCVLATPETATDDAFARIEGIVGHEYFHNWSGNRVTCRDWFQLSLKEGFTVFRDAEFSSDMGSRAVKRLEDVSFLRQHQFPEDAGPMAHAVRPASYMEISNFYTVTIYEKGSEVVGMLRTILGADLFRKGSDLYFDTFDGQAATTDDFVWAMEQVSGKDLTQFKRWYSQAGTPRLSVRRAFDAASQTLTLTAAQHTPETADGSKKEPFVIPVALGLVAQNGNALAIESEDKRFNAAQAVWLVEEAEQTLVINGIAELPAVSLLRDFSAPVLLEDDLTDQERILLIGNDPNGYNRWEQCQIIYKKLILQKVDAEFDEALLKALKQSLRQLLQDDAVENAVKAELLSLPAESEFLQLVPNIDILSVEAAREALRLWIATELFADFEQMFGSLESYSDYAFEPEQVGVRKLKNTLLEYLLLANLEQYQGIALAQFEQASNMTDQLSAFKYIVQYGDEAAANKVISVFLSQWADDVQVLEQWFRVQVSRSDENTLSRVKTLLDHELFEYQNPNKIRAVIGAFAMTNVKSFHAADGKGYEFLAEQVAKIDQMNPQIAARLVGPLTKWKSYDLSRGQKMKAQLDLLATKVLSKDLYEVVSKSLG
- a CDS encoding DUF1329 domain-containing protein; this translates as MSTLRKTLIALTGIALIAPMANAKVSSSDAERLKTDLTPFGAVRAGNADGSIPEWAGGLTTPPPEYKGPGDHHANPFPEDEVLFTVTSQNMNKYSDLLTDGQKAMFAAYPETFRVPVYKTRRTHAAPEWVYENNISNATTAVLANKGNGVKKAYGGIPFPLAAQTTKDGLEMYWNHVMRWRGVYIVRRASETAVQRNGEYNMVTSQQEAYFNYYNPEGSVKDLDNILFYYLSFVKAPPRLAGGAVLVHETVDQVKKPRKAWGYNAGQRRVRRAPTLAYDTPIAAMDGLRTADDTDMINGSPDRFDWKYIGTEEKLIPYNNYMIGNPDTKYSDLLWAGHINPKYTRYEKHRVHVIEGTLKKGQRHIYTKRRLYIDEDSWSVASADQYDGRGELWRVSMAYLKNYYEMPVTWTTLDVFHDLQARRYAVQNLDSEESSTIDFSQPIPNSRYFKPSSLRRRGTR